Proteins found in one Emys orbicularis isolate rEmyOrb1 chromosome 23, rEmyOrb1.hap1, whole genome shotgun sequence genomic segment:
- the YTHDF2 gene encoding YTH domain-containing family protein 2: MSASSLLEQRPKGQGNKVQNGSVHQKDGLNDDDFEPYLSPQARPNNAYTAMSDSYLPSYYSPSIGFSYSLGEAAWSTGGDPPMPYLTSYGQLSNGEPHFLPDAMFGQPGALGSTPFLGQHGFNFFPSGIDFSAWGNNSSQGQSTQSSGYSSNYAYAPSSLGGAMIDGQSAFANETLNKAPGMNTIDQGMAALKLGSTDVASNVPKVVGSAVGSGSITSNIVASNSLPPATIAPPKPTSWADIASKPAKQQPKLKTKNGIAGSSLPPPPIKHNMDIGTWDNKGPVAKAPSQALVQNIGQQPTLVSPQPVGQQINNSPPVVQASPGQQPQPLPPPPPQPVQLPVQQQAAQPTRWVAPRNRGNGFGQNGVDGNGVGQSQASSGSAPSEPHPVLEKLRSINNYNPKDFDWNPKHGRVFIIKSYSEDDIHRSIKYNIWCSTEHGNKRLDAAYRSMNGKGPVYLLFSVNGSGHFCGVAEMKSAVDYNTCAGVWSQDKWKGRFDVRWIFVKDVPNSQLRHIRLENNENKPVTNSRDTQEVPLEKAKQVLKIIATYKHTTSIFDDFSHYEKRQEEEENVKKERQGRVK, from the exons ATGTCGGCCAGCAGCCTCCTGGAGCAG AGACCCAAGGGCCAAGGCAACAAAG TGCAAAATGGATCTGTGCATCAGAAGGATGGGTTAAATGATGATGACTTTGAACCCTACTTGAGTCCTCAGGCCAGGCCG aaTAATGCATACACTGCAATGTCTGACTCCTACTTGCCAAGCTACTACAGTCCATCCATTGGATTCTCCTACTCGTTAGGCGAAGCTGCCTGGTCTACAGGAGGTGACCCACCCATGCCCTACTTAACATCCTATGGACAGCTAAGCAATGGGGAGCCTCACTTTCTCCCAGATGCAATGTTTGGGCAGCCAGGGGCCCTTGGCAGCACTCCGTTTCTTGGGCAGCATGGCTTTAACTTCTTTCCAAGTGGAattgacttttcagcttgggggAATAACAGTTCTCAGGGACAGTCCACTCAAAGCTCTGGATATAGTAGCAATTATGCTTATGCACCAAGCTCACTGGGTGGAGCCATGATTGATGGACAGTCTGCTTTTGCCAATGAGACTCTAAATAAGGCTCCTGGCATGAATACCATAGACCAAGGGATGGCAGCACTGAAGTTGGGCAGCACGGATGTTGCAAGCAATGTCCCAAAAGTTGTTGGTTCCGCTGTTGGTAGCGGGTCCATTACCAGTAATATCGTGGCATCTAACAGTTTGCCTCCTGCTACCATTGCTCCTCCAAAACCGACATCGTGGGCTGATATTGCTAGCAAACCTGCAAAACAACAGCCCAAGCTGAAGACCAAGAATGGCATTGCAGGTTCAAGTCTTCCACCGCCTCCAATAAAACATAACATGGATATTGGAACTTGGGATAACAAAGGGCCAGTAGCAAAAGCGCCTTCCCAGGCTTTAGTTCAGAATATTGGTCAGCAGCCAACCCTGGTGTCCCCTCAACCAGTGGGCCAACAGATCAATAACAGCCCACCAGTGGTACAGGCTTCTCCAGGGCAACAGCCGCAGCcactgcccccaccaccaccacagccagTCCAGCTACCGGTGCAGCAACAGGCAGCTCAGCCAACCCGCTGGGTTGCACCTCGTAACCGTGGCAATGGGTTTGGTCAAAACGGAGTGGATGGTAATGGAGTGGGACAGTCTCAAGCCAGTTCTGGTTCCGCTCCTTCGGAACCGCACCCAGTGTTGGAGAAATTGAGGTCCATCAACAACTACAACCCCAAGGATTTTGACTGGAACCCAAAACACGGCCGGGTTTTCATCATTAAGAGTTACTCTGAGGACGATATCCACCGTTCCATTAAATATAACATCTGGTGCAGTACAGAGCACGGCAACAAGAGACTGGATGCTGCTTATCGCTCCATGAACGGGAAAGGCCCCGTTTACTTACTGTTCAGTGTCAACGGCAGTGGTCACTTCTGCGGAGTGGCGGAAATGAAATCTGCTGTGGACTACAACACATGTGCAGGTGTGTGGTCCCAGGACAAATGGAAGGGACGTTTTGATGTCAGGTGGATTTTTGTGAAGGACGTTCCCAACAGCCAGCTGCGGCACATCCGCCTAGAGAATAACGAGAATAAACCAGTGACCAACTCCAGGGACACTCAGGAAGTGCCTCTGGAAAAGGCTAAGCAGGTGTTGAAAATCATTGCCACCTACAAGCACACCACCTCCATCTTTGATGACTTCTCACACTATGAGAaacgccaggaggaggaggaaaatgttaaaaag